The DNA region AAATCTGTGTGTGATAAATGGTAAATTTTCATATTTTCTCTTTTATTATGTCTTTTAAAAAAATTGTTTCTAAGAAGTCATCTACTTGGTTTTGAAGAGTATTAAAAGTATTCCAAATTTGGCAATTATCACTTTTTTCACACTCATCTTTCGATTTCGAACACTCAAAAACGCTTCCTGCATGCTTCTCGGTTTTGGAAATTATCTCTTTTAGATTAAAATCTTCCTTTGCTAGCATAAAACCACCGTTTGCACCTTTATATGAAACTAAAATTCCAGCTTTTGCTAAATTTTGCAGTATTTTAGCTAAAAAGCTTTTTGAAATATCAAGCTCCTTTGATATAGTATCTACATCTTGTGGGCTATCTTTTTTAGCTATAAATATAAGTGAAAGCAGTGCATACTCGCTGGCTTTTGTAAAAAGCATCCAAACTCCTTAAAAAAATATATTGCTATTTTAGTAAGTTTTAGCTATTAATAAGTTTAAATAAGCAAATTTTAATTATTTTTTATAAAATAAGCTTGATTTTATTTTTTTTAGGTATCATTAAAACTCATTTTAATTTAACCAGTCAGGAGGTCATTATGGCTTTGGATTCGGCAAAGAAATCAGAAATAGTTGCGAAATTCGCTAAAAAAGAGAACGATACAGGTTCAACAGAAGTTCAAATAGCACTTTTAACAGCTAGAATACAAGAACTTACTTCTCACTTACAAGATAATCCTAAGGATTTCTCATCAAGACTTGGTCTTTTGAAAATTGTAAGCAGAAGAAAAAAACTTATGAAATATCTAAAAGATAAAGATTACGATAGATATACAAAAATTGTATCTGAACTTGGTTTAAGAGATAGATAAATTTTATAGCCCTATTTTGGGCTATTTTTTAAATTTAGTATTTTTATAAAATCACTTTTTTATGAAATTCTTCAATAGGTAAAATTTTTAAAACAATTCTATATAATAGATAAAACAAAACAAACGTTAAAATTAAAATATAATCACTGTCTTTGTCTGTCTTTAACGCAGAAATTAAAATAAAATTTATTAGAAATATATAAAAAATCCAAAGATATTTTACATTAAACATAAAAATCTTTTCAAATTTATTTTTTATTTTATATTCTGTATGGCAACATTCGCACATGCTTTTATAAACCCCCAAAAATATCAGCAATTAAAGAACCACTAATATCAAACTTTCTTCCATCAACACCATTTTCTAAGTATGTTTTAAAAAGTTCATAGTTATCAAAATTATAGGCAATCTTTAGGAGATTAAACATATTTTCATTTTCTAAAAGTCTTAAATCAGCACCTTCTAAGATTAATTTTTTTGTTAATTCTATAGATAAATTTTCATCCTGATGTGATTTAAAGGCAATAACATAAGCTAATATTTCTTTTAATCCTTTTGTAGATAAATCTGCTTCTTTTCTTATCAATAAATTTATAATTTCCAAATTTAACCTATCTTTTTCCGTGGATAAAAGATATGGAATTGCCGCGATACCATTGCTATTTCCTAAATTTACAAGCTTT from Campylobacter ureolyticus includes:
- a CDS encoding Rrf2 family transcriptional regulator, whose protein sequence is MLFTKASEYALLSLIFIAKKDSPQDVDTISKELDISKSFLAKILQNLAKAGILVSYKGANGGFMLAKEDFNLKEIISKTEKHAGSVFECSKSKDECEKSDNCQIWNTFNTLQNQVDDFLETIFLKDIIKEKI
- the rpsO gene encoding 30S ribosomal protein S15, coding for MALDSAKKSEIVAKFAKKENDTGSTEVQIALLTARIQELTSHLQDNPKDFSSRLGLLKIVSRRKKLMKYLKDKDYDRYTKIVSELGLRDR